In Paenibacillus algicola, a genomic segment contains:
- a CDS encoding molybdopterin-dependent oxidoreductase has product MKTSWLSRIRKGYGKKLTSIHAWNAWIVLFLSLSGLLLVGGFWREILGAGRVWLKWAHIGVGIVLLIPVVYYLLLAAKHWKRLKGRTGQKANVVFVLFLLLGWLVSGIVLWQFRLAGPRAANAALFIHDLLTWIGLPVMIYHSITRTKWLKEPQRRALSVEAANSHRPAGDKAPAALPEAPQPLYTRRGFIKAAAGAGLALTLGPTFLSWLNKTMQSTGSTGFVASNANALVPEPVPLPDSSPPLGGGAQGNFRVYTVTDIPTFDNSNWSFTVDGLVDQKLEWSWEEFVAMNREVQVSDFHCVTGWSVYQNTWEGIPLSKLLDLAGVQSKAQTVKFYSGDGVYTDSLTMEQARMDDVMVAVLHDGKPIPSQLGGPVRLVTPQMYAYKSVKWLNRIELIEGDYSGYWEVRGYDKDAWIPDAKKS; this is encoded by the coding sequence CCTCGATCCATGCCTGGAACGCCTGGATTGTTCTGTTCCTCTCGCTGTCCGGCTTGCTGCTGGTAGGCGGATTCTGGCGAGAAATCCTCGGCGCCGGACGGGTGTGGCTCAAATGGGCACATATCGGGGTCGGTATCGTCCTGCTAATTCCTGTCGTGTACTACCTGCTCCTGGCCGCCAAGCACTGGAAAAGGCTCAAGGGCAGAACAGGGCAAAAAGCGAACGTTGTGTTCGTGCTTTTCCTGCTCCTCGGCTGGCTGGTATCCGGTATCGTGCTGTGGCAGTTCCGCCTGGCCGGTCCGCGCGCGGCAAATGCCGCATTGTTCATTCACGATCTTTTGACCTGGATTGGCCTTCCGGTTATGATCTACCATTCTATCACCCGCACCAAATGGCTGAAGGAGCCGCAGCGGCGAGCTTTATCCGTTGAAGCTGCGAACAGCCATAGACCAGCAGGAGATAAAGCTCCGGCAGCCCTGCCTGAAGCACCGCAGCCGCTATACACCCGCCGAGGGTTCATTAAAGCCGCAGCAGGTGCGGGGCTTGCCTTGACGCTGGGGCCTACCTTTTTGAGCTGGCTGAACAAAACGATGCAATCCACCGGTTCTACGGGCTTTGTCGCAAGCAATGCCAATGCGCTCGTTCCCGAGCCAGTGCCGCTTCCAGATTCTTCACCGCCGCTTGGCGGAGGGGCGCAGGGGAATTTTCGCGTGTACACGGTAACTGACATCCCTACTTTTGACAATAGTAACTGGTCGTTCACGGTGGATGGCCTGGTGGATCAGAAGCTGGAATGGAGCTGGGAAGAATTTGTAGCGATGAATAGAGAGGTTCAGGTCAGTGACTTCCATTGCGTGACAGGCTGGTCTGTCTATCAGAACACCTGGGAAGGCATCCCCCTCTCCAAGCTGCTGGATCTGGCAGGCGTGCAGAGCAAGGCCCAAACGGTGAAGTTCTACTCCGGCGACGGGGTGTATACCGATTCTTTAACGATGGAGCAGGCCCGGATGGATGATGTGATGGTCGCTGTTCTGCATGACGGCAAGCCTATACCGAGTCAGCTCGGAGGTCCGGTGCGTCTGGTCACGCCGCAGATGTACGCCTACAAGTCCGTCAAATGGCTCAACCGCATTGAGCTGATTGAAGGGGATTACTCCGGATATTGGGAGGTTCGCGGCTATGACAAGGACGCATGGATTCCGGATGCGAAGAAAAGCTGA